Proteins from one Bradyrhizobium amphicarpaeae genomic window:
- a CDS encoding DUF3467 domain-containing protein, producing MSNEKDTPNSAGQPSSTAAAAPAQPGIKVDTSALKSSYCNVVSGNSTREEVVLSFGVNQDWDMGPQPREIQLHHRIILSPGAAKRLLELMTKLVHDHEARHGEIR from the coding sequence ATGTCCAACGAAAAAGACACGCCGAATTCAGCCGGGCAACCGAGCAGCACGGCCGCTGCAGCTCCAGCCCAACCCGGGATCAAGGTCGATACCTCCGCGCTGAAGAGCTCGTATTGCAACGTGGTCAGCGGCAACAGCACGCGGGAAGAGGTCGTGCTGTCCTTCGGCGTGAACCAGGACTGGGACATGGGACCGCAGCCGCGTGAGATCCAGTTGCATCATCGCATCATCCTGAGCCCCGGCGCGGCCAAGCGCCTGCTGGAGCTCATGACGAAGCTCGTGCATGATCACGAGGCGCGGCACGGCGAGATCAGATAG